In Yarrowia lipolytica chromosome 1F, complete sequence, a genomic segment contains:
- a CDS encoding uncharacterized protein (Compare to YALI0F31548g, gnl|GLV|YALI0F31548g [Yarrowia lipolytica] similar to uniprot|O60200 S. cerevisiae YKL053C-A Mitochondrial Distribution and Morphology MDM35, similar to Saccharomyces cerevisiae MDM35 (YKL053C-A); ancestral locus Anc_2.587) has translation MNSFAPECTKAKKEYDNCFNNWYSEKFLKGESMENECADLWHEYEDCVKAALAKKGVGKMIDEARKQAPFENGGKLVEEDEKKK, from the exons ATGAACTCCTTTGCCCCGGAATGCACTAAagccaagaaggagtacGACAACTGCTTCAACAACTGGTACTCGGAGAAGTTCCTCAAGGGAGAGTCCATGGAGAACGAGTGTGCCGATCTGTGGCACGAGTACGAGGATTGCGTCAAG GCCGCtcttgccaagaagggtgTTGGAAAGATGATTGACGAGGCTCGAAAGCAGGCTCCGTTTGAGAACGGCGGCAAGctcgtggaggaggatgaaAAGAAGAAGTAA
- a CDS encoding uncharacterized protein (Compare to YALI0F31603g, similar to uniprot|P53920 Saccharomyces cerevisiae YNL123w Hypothetical 110.9 kDa protein), translated as MVPQKRSRDDLNGLKSPVRSPKKIAMPAATSASNGVVAGWHSTIEKVVKSVVSIQFAQVASFDCESAVVSEATGFVVDTEMGIIMTNRHVVGAGPFCGYAVFDNHEECELVPIYRDPVHDFGFLKFDPSKIKYMNVQKLRLCPEKAQVGTEIRVVGNDNGEKLSILSGFISRLDRNAPDYGDLTYNDFNTEYIQAAASASGGSSGSPVVDIDGDAIALQAGGSTDASTDFFLPLNRGKRALECILRGDKVTRGTIQTHWMLKPFDECRRLGLSASNEKKQRELFPSTIGMLVAETVLPEGPSAVPRGVNGVKVDDVSEEQAKTIEDDEVAATEGGDISMAGEESFVVAEEDAAMAPLLLEGDILLSVNSTPISSFITLDSILDEAVGDIVKVTVERNGAEITFDIYVQDLHSITPDRYVEVCGASFQDLSYQLARIYAIPVRGVYVSEVGGSFRLDGQGNESKGWVVDSIDDIDTPDLDTFIKVIAAIPDGRRVSIRYRHLRDLHTTNFTITYIDRKWHSSFRLAVRNDTTGKWDFTDLSKQYPVPKKDEIVPQRATFTDPNLEEADAACAPLSRSFVRVSCMIPYKIDGFPRTMRQSHGLVVDAEKGLVLVSRSIIPYDLCNVSVTFAESVVVPGTVVFMHPLQNYAILQYDPKLVHADIETAKLSSTPLKQGDPVLFMGHNLSLRLVTTRTKVSDVTAITIPPNAGEPYYRALNLDAITVDSTIPNGCTAGVLADPKTGVVRAFWLSCMGERTEGRQHEYRLGIDTSTFLETVQRIRAGKPPQERFLDVEIASVSMIQARIRGVSPEWIAAVEQDNSQRHQLFEVIRTATPINGNSQALKEGDILLSINGKLLTTLTTLSEAGDKEQVTIKLVRNKKEEEIQAPTTDSAFETSQAVFWCGAVLQTPHHAVRQQIKKIHSGVYVSSRAQGSPAYQYLIAPTNFITHVNGTATPDLETFLSVVTKIPDNTYVKLRIVTFDNVAFACSMKMNYHYFPTAEIKKEGNEWVGYSYKDGKRVKESDENVEEQVNEAEKQE; from the coding sequence ATGGTTCCGCAAAAGCGATCTCGCGACGACCTGAACGGGCTCAAATCGCCAGTCAGGAGTCCTAAAAAAATTGCCATGCCGGCCGCCACCTCCGCTTCGAATGGAGTGGTTGCTGGATGGCACTCCACCATTGAGAAGGTCGTCAAGTCGGTCGTATCCATCCAGTTTGCCCAGGTGGCCTCTTTCGACTGCGAGAGCGCCGTGGTCAGTGAAGCCACGGGCTTCGTGGTCGATACAGAGATGGGAATCATCATGACCAACAGACACGTTGTGGGAGCCGGTCCCTTCTGTGGATACGCTGTGTTCGACAACCACGAGGAGTGTGAGCTGGTGCCCATCTATCGAGACCCCGTCCACGATTTTGGTTTCCTCAAGTTCGACCCTTCCAAGATCAAGTACATGAATGTGCAAAAGCTGCGTCTGTGCCCCGAAAAGGCTCAGGTTGGAACCGAGATTCGAGTGGTGGGTAATGACAACGGAGAAAAGCTGTCGATTCTTTCCGGCTTTATTTCTCGGCTCGACAGAAACGCCCCCGACTACGGTGACCTCACATACAACGATTTCAACACCGAGTATATCCAGGCCGCTGCAAGCGCATCTGGTGGCTCCTCTGGTTCTCCTGTTGTTGATATCGATGGAGATGCCATTGCTCTTCAGGCTGGAGGCTCTACCGACGCATCCACTGACTTCTTCCTCCCTCTCAACCGAGGAAAGCGAGCCCTGGAGTGCATTCTGCGAGGAGACAAGGTGACCCGAGGCACGATCCAGACCCACTGGATGCTGAAGCCCTTCGACGAGTGTCGACGACTGGGTCTAAGTGCGTCAaacgagaagaagcagcgaGAACTCTTCCCCAGCACTATAGGTATGCTGGTTGCCGAGACTGTTCTTCCTGAGGGCCCCTCTGCTGTGCCCCGAGGAGTCAACGGAGTCAAGGTCGATGATGTTtctgaggagcaggccaagACTATTGAGGACGATGAGGTGGCAGCCACTGAGGGAGGGGATATCTCCATGGCTGGCGAGGAATCCTTTGTTGTGGCTGAAGAAGATGCTGCCATGGCCCCCCTTCTGCTGGAGGGAGACATTTTGCTGTCTGTAAATTCCACGCCCATCTCTTCGTTCATCACCCTGGATTCCATTCTCGACGAGGCTGTGGGAGACATTGTTAAGGTGACTGTGGAGCGAAACGGCGCCGAAATCACATTTGACATTTATGTTCAGGACTTGCACTCCATCACCCCCGATCGATACGTTGAGGTTTGCGGTGCCAGCTTCCAGGACCTGTCATACCAGCTGGCTCGAATCTACGCAATTCCTGTGCGCGGCGTCTACGTGTCTGAGGTTGGAGGCTCATTCCGACTTGACGGACAGGGTAATGAGTCCAAGGGCTGGGTGGTCGATTCTATCGATGATATCGACACTCCCGATCTTGATACCTTTATCAAAGTAATTGCCGCTATTCCCGACGGCCGACGAGTTTCGATCCGATACAGACATCTGAGAGACCTacacaccaccaacttCACCATCACCTACATTGACCGGAAGTGGCACTCTAGCTTCCGTCTGGCGGTGCGAAACGACACCACCGGCAAGTGGGACTTCACCGATCTCAGTAAACAGTACCCTGTacccaagaaggacgaaaTTGTGCCCCAGCGAGCCACCTTCACAGATCCCaatctggaggaggctgatGCTGCGTGTGCACCTTTGTCCCGATCTTTCGTTCGGGTCTCTTGTATGATCCCCTACAAGATTGACGGCTTCCCCCGAACCATGCGACAGTCACATGGTCTCGTGGTCGATGCCGAGAAGGGTCTGGTGCTCGTGTCTCGATCTATCATCCCCTACGATCTTTGTAACGTGTCCGTGACCTTCGCCGAGTCCGTGGTTGTCCCTGGAACCGTCGTCTTCATGCACCCTCTGCAGAACTATGCCATTCTGCAGTACGACCCCAAGCTGGTGCATGCCGATATTGAGACCGCCAAGCTCTCTTCCACTCCCCTGAAGCAGGGAGACCCTGTGCTGTTCATGGGCCATAACCTGTCTCTTCGATTGGTGACCACCCGAACCAAGGTGTCCGATGTGACCGCCATCACCATCCCTCCCAATGCCGGAGAGCCCTACTACCGAGCTCTCAACCTGGACGCCATCACCGTGGACTCCACCATTCCCAATGGCTGCACTGCCGGTGTTCTTGCTGATCCCAAGACTGGTGTTGTGCGAGCCTTCTGGCTGTCCTGCATGGGCGAGCGAACCGAGGGCCGTCAGCACGAGTACCGACTCGGAATCGACACCAGCACCTTCCTGGAGACCGTGCAGCGAATCCGAGCCGGAAAGCCTCCCCAGGAGCGGTTCCTGGACGTTGAGATCGCCTCTGTGTCCATGATCCAGGCTCGAATCCGAGGCGTGTCTCCCGAGTGGATTGCTGCCGTTGAGCAGGACAACTCGCAGCGACaccagctgtttgaggtCATTCGAACCGCTACACCCATCAATGGCAACTCCCAGGCGCTCAAAGAGGGAGACATTCTGCTGTCCATCAACGGCAAGCTGCTGACGACCCTGACAACGCTCAGCGAGGCCGgcgacaaggagcaggtGACCATCAAGCTGGTGCGAAAcaaaaaggaggaggagatccagGCTCCCACCACGGATTCGGCTTTCGAGACCTCTCAGGCCGTCTTCTGGTGCGGAGCTGTTCTGCAGACCCCCCACCATGCTGTTCGTCAGCAAATCAAAAAGATCCACTCGGGCGTCTACGTGTCCAGTCGAGCCCAGGGATCTCCCGCTTACCAGTACTTGATTGCGCCCACCAACTTCATCACTCACGTGAACGGCACCGCCACTCCTGATCTGGAGACGTTCCTGTCTGTGGTGACCAAGATCCCTGACAATACCTACGTCAAGTTGCGTATTGTCACGTTTGACAACGTGGCGTTTGCGTGTTCCATGAAGATGAACTACCACTACTTCCCCACGGCGGAGATCAAAAAGGAGGGCAATGAGTGGGTTGGATACAGTTATAAGGACGGTAAGCGAGTCAAGGAGAGCGATGAAAATGTCGAGGAGCAGGTGAACGAGGCTGAAAAGCAAGAGTAA
- a CDS encoding uncharacterized protein (Compare to YALI0F31625g, some similarities with uniprot|Q03433 Saccharomyces cerevisiae YML041c, similar to Saccharomyces cerevisiae VPS71 (YML041C); ancestral locus Anc_5.511), producing the protein MLVEELGRQTLQSVSYSSTGSGRKRIATAQDAATQSSTKTRAIARRLNELERENYNDSVKIEPPRDIYSPNNANKKGTALKKILASKKTLQNFFDEDSQGAERFQFVASSTSAYPKRRLCTVCGYKGFCSCVRCGFRYCSKTCEEAHTETRCLKMYA; encoded by the coding sequence ATGCTGGTGGAAGAACTAGGCCGACAGACGCTCCAGAGTGTGTCTTACAGCAGCACGGGTTCAGGCAGAAAACGGATCGCCACTGCTCAAGATGCAGCCACCCAGTCTTCAACCAAAACTAGAGCTATTGCGAGACGGTTGAACGAGCTAGAGCGTGAAAACTACAACGATTCAGTAAAAATCGAGCCACCACGCGACATTTACTCGCCCAACAACGCAAACAAAAAGGGTactgctctcaagaagattctGGCGTCGAAAAAGACACTCCAGAACTTTTTTGATGAAGATAGCCAGGGCGCTGAACGATTCCAGTTTGTGGCCTCTTCGACTTCAGCATACCCCAAGCGTCGTCTGTGCACCGTTTGTGGCTACAAGGGGTTTTGTTCCTGCGTGAGATGTGGATTCAGATACTGTTCCAAAACCTGTGAAGAGGCCCACACGGAGACCCGATGTCTGAAGATGTATGCTTAG
- a CDS encoding uncharacterized protein (Compare to YALI0F31559g, weakly similar to uniprot|P53921 Saccharomyces cerevisiae YNL122c hypothetical protein), with the protein MLSLIQSLRPTVAMNNVAQMFVRNTCKSAHVKTKKAVANRIKICGSGKITRGKTGRKHGNTGWSAALLRKKTGMTELTGFQKKHVKKYVPFKQSP; encoded by the exons ATGCTGTCTCTGATTCAGTCGCTACGGCCGACTGTGGCCATGAACAACGTGGCGCAGATGTTTGTGCGAAACACTTGCAAGTCCGCCCATGTCAAGACCAAAAAGGCCGTTGCCAACCGAATCAAGATCTGTGGTAGTGGAAAGATCACCAGA GGAAAAACCGGACGAAAGCACGGAAACACTGGATGGTCCGCTGCTCTGCTGCGAAAGAAGACCGGTATGACCGAGCTCACCGgtttccagaagaagcatgTCAAGAAGTACGTGCCTTTCAAACAATCCCCTTAA
- a CDS encoding uncharacterized protein (Compare to YALI0F31537g, similar to Saccharomyces cerevisiae YNL165W; ancestral locus Anc_2.89, no similarity), with protein sequence MQRLLKKALKNSAAGEAGAPLERTDTRSSHETLFDDNKSAVSTLFETPEGDPRERDVYSIYSAMFRHGVTVFDDGLKKPILSVSTHFFGKTYMEIYRLDDKQSPGSEAVSMSGTECYKSLLCSVTQKVLDNDRIEYILTFVDSERDNITMVTHGTRRVTTASYEGVQLQWYGTTGIANTYGSGFFHLRLVDTEHTERQGNVLPDSDTLCGPCIGAYSYLTEGRLKKQRRVGEFSIFNGGTHLSEVILLMGLVLREGEMRKITESTRAANAVTSKVFL encoded by the coding sequence ATGCAGCGACTATTGAAAAAGGCACTGAAAAACAGCGCAGCGGGCGAGGCTGGAGCACCACTGGAGCGCACCGACACCCGCTCCTCGCACGAAACGCTCTTTGACGACAACAAGTCCGCGGTCTCCACGCTGTTTGAAACCCCTGAAGGCGACCCGCGAGAACGGGATGTCTACAGCATATACTCGGCCATGTTTCGACATGGAGTGACCGTTTTTGACGATGGCCTCAAAAAACCCAttctgtctgtgtccacGCATTTCTTCGGCAAGACCTACATGGAGATTTACCGGCTGGACGATAAGCAGAGCCCAGGTAGCGAGGCTGTGTCAATGTCTGGAACCGAGTGCTACAAGTCGCTTCTGTGCAGTGTGACACAAAAGGTACTTGACAACGACCGTATCGAGTACATTCTCACCTTTGTGGACAGCGAGCGGGacaacatcaccatggTTACCCATGGAACCAGGCGGGTGACTACAGCTTCTTACGAAGGCGTGCAGTTGCAATGGTACGGAACGACGGGCATTGCCAACACTTATGGCTCTGGATTCTTTCATCTGCGGCTTGTTGACACCGAACATACTGAGAGACAGGGTAATGTGCTGCCAGACTCAGACACCCTCTGTGGTCCTTGCATAGGAGCCTACAGTTATCTGACTGAGGGCAGACTGAAGAAGCAGCGCCGGGTTGGCGAGTTTAGCATTTTCAATGGTGGCACTCATCTTTCCGAGGTCATCCTACTCATGGGACTGGTTCTGCGAGAGGGAGAGATGCGAAAGATAACGGAAAGTACACGAGCTGCCAATGCTGTCACCAGCAAGGTGTTTTTGTAA
- a CDS encoding uncharacterized protein (Compare to YALI0F31647g, no similarity), with product MNQQINAEIVKLVGNVPIPREVTNLASTLMGKAQTIPMKPNETPARMALCAHVAIEKLLIELQLPAPKQSQPPVPPRSYEKLLQLFREELLGAPPGPSTPRKRKSPMKNPELVAQRTPKTPRTARQVQKDIQESGRSDANVIGEDLLNSEAIGEEDGLLPDTPSKTKKSPQKSPRKGGPKQDDPQPADIEFITKELRFPKHALEGVQRGFDFYWALVKDRWGLLFGLLMTIAFHIQHRSFTDTEATREAFKQRALQLTRRAGMPEDRVEEWIGWTETILKDQMWVKILEQKSGIAPGVIQRQLDRQTSKSSFSGIGNMIPASFAFNSYRKRNDYHNWKASMLVKMKELKGQEGLEESGTIKVQGE from the coding sequence ATGAACCAACAAATCAACGCGGAGATTGTCAAGCTGGTGGGAAACGTTCCGATTCCAAGGGAGGTGACAAATCTCGCATCCACGCTCATGGGCAAGGCTCAGACAATTCCAATGAAGCCCAACGAGACTCCTGCTCGCATGGCTCTGTGTGCCCATGTAGCgattgagaagctgctgattGAGCTGCAACTGCCGGCACCCAAGCAATCACAACCGCCCGTTCCACCGAGATCTTACGAGAAGCTTCTCCAACTGTTCCGAGAGGAGCTTCTGGGCGCTCCTCCTGGCCCCTCGACGCCGCGGAAGAGAAAGTCGCCAATGAAGAACCCCGAATTGGTTGCTCAGAGAACGCCGAAAACACCAAGGACTGCTCGACAGGTGCAGAAGGACATCCAGGAGAGCGGTCGAAGTGACGCCAATGTGATCGGGGAGGATCTGTTGAATTCCGAGGCGATTGGAGAGGAAGACGGGCTGTTGCCAGATACACCTTCAAAGACGAAAAAGTCGCCGCAGAAATCGCCCAGAAAAGGAGGGCCCAAGCAAGACGATCCACAGCCAGCCGACATTGAATTCATTACAAAGGAGCTGCGATTCCCTAAACATGCATTGGAGGGCGTCCAGCGGGGATTCGACTTTTACTGGGCCCTAGTCAAGGACAGATGGGGGCTTCTGTTCGGACTGCTGATGACCATTGCATTCCACATTCAGCATAGATCTTTTACCGATACAGAAGCCACGCGCGAGGCGTTCAAACAGAGGGCTCTGCAGCTTACACGACGAGCAGGCATGCCCGAAGACCGAGTTGAGGAGTGGATAGGGTGGACTGAGACTATTCTCAAGGACCAGATGTGGGTCAAGAttctggagcagaagaGTGGCATTGCTCCGGGAGTCATTCAACGCCAGCTTGATCGACAGACGTCCAAGTCGTCGTTTTCAGGTATTGGAAACATGATTCCCGCCAGTTTTGCATTCAATAGTTACAGGAAGAGAAACGACTATCACAACTGGAAGGCGTCTATGTTGGTGAAAATGAAAGAGTTGAAAGGACAGGAAGGACTGGAGGAGTCGGGTACTATAAAGGTTCAGGGAGAGTGA
- a CDS encoding uncharacterized protein (Converted to coding from non-coding YALI0F31691g, similar to uniprot|P53266 Saccharomyces cerevisiae YGR112w SHY1 SURF homologue protein, similar to Saccharomyces cerevisiae SHY1 (YGR112W); ancestral locus Anc_3.457): MLLSTEGSCEVDKQHNRRPHTKNSNSVLICGEYSRCKYTYSTRDNSMNLIVSVSVLLMWFSALKHVPHHVRRLATAPQSPKLATLSQHNVQILNSISKLSHFSSSTMQVLRVARYGASRIGRISTTAPAFTTLTPQCASRQFSTRSALLNNKNMFNTNSEEPKQQKKQSGANELESDEPEPQSQKKNRKRFVFLGLCALMPIISGYLGTWQVKRLQWKVDKIADCENRLLQEPLPLPGHITEDQEVLEREFEYRKVVVTGTLCHDEEFLVGPRMKDSVEGYFLVTPLDRSKTGGSKLLIKRGWISKEMADQKKRDPLALPKGEVSLVCLLRPVPLKNMFTPDSPTSPSVRIYNFMDIPTMSKFTGAQNIYLEEELNMRLGGHEWVTESHMMNHGVPIGKLPKVDLRNTHLQYIATWYGVCVFTTVMLVIMWRKGRMSTLDKKVAYSRKYVT; this comes from the coding sequence ATGCTACTCAGCACAGAGGGTAGTTGTGAAGTGGACAAACAGCACAATCGTAGACCACATACTAAAAACTCCAATTCCGTCCTAATCTGTGGCGAATATAGCAGGTGCAAGTatacgtacagtacaaggGATAATTCCATGAATCTTATAGTATCTGTCTCAGTACTTTTAATGTGGTTTAGTGCGCTCAAACATGTTCCGCATCATGTTCGCCGATTGGCTACTGCGCCACAATCTCCCAAACTAGCCACACTTAGTCAGCACAACGTGCAGATACTCAATTCTATATCGAAACTTAGCCACTTTTCCTCATCAACAATGCAAGTTCTCAGAGTGGCTCGATATGGCGCTAGCCGCATTGGAAGGATTTCCACCACAGCTCCTGCCTTCACTACACTGACCCCTCAATGTGCCTCTCGACAGTTTTCGACCAGAAGCGCTCTGCTTaacaacaaaaacatgttcaacaccaacagtGAAGAACCtaagcagcagaagaagcagtctGGAGCTaacgagctggagagcGACGAGCCAGAGCCGCAAtcacagaagaagaaccgaAAGCGTTTTGTCTTCCTCGGTCTTTGTGCCCTCATGCCTATCATTTCGGGCTACCTTGGCACATGGCAAGTCAAACGTCTGCAGTGGAAGGTGGACAAGATTGCCGATTGTGAGAACCGACTTCTCCAGGAGCCTCTGCCCCTGCCTGGACACATTACCGAGGACCAGGAGGTTCTGGAGAGAGAGTTTGAGTACCGAAAGGTGGTGGTTACTGGTACACTGTGCCACGATGAAGAGTTCCTGGTCGGACCTCGAATGAAGGACTCTGTCGAGGGCTACTTCCTTGTGACTCCTCTCGACCGATCTAAGACCGGTGGATCCAAGCTGCTGATTAAGCGAGGCTGGATTTCCAAGGAGATGGCGGACCAAAAGAAACGAGACCCTCTCGCTCTGCCCAAGGGCGAGGTTTCTCTCGTCTGTCTGCTCAGACCTGTTCCTCTCAAGAACATGTTCACTCCCGATTCCCCAACTTCCCCCAGTGTCCGAATCTACAACTTCATGGACATTCCGACAATGTCCAAGTTCACCGGAGCTCAGAACATTTacttggaggaggagctcaacaTGCGCCTCGGAGGCCACGAGTGGGTCACCGAGTCCCATATGATGAACCATGGAGTGCCCATTGGAAAGCTGCCCAAGGTCGATCTTCGAAACACCCATTTACAGTATATTGCCACCTGGTACggcgtgtgtgtgtttaCCACCGTCATGCTTGTCATTATGTGGCGAAAGGGCCGAATGAGCACTCTCGACAAGAAGGTCGCTTACTCTCGAAAGTACGTTACTTAA
- a CDS encoding uncharacterized protein (Compare to YALI0F31581g, no similarity possibly noncoding) produces the protein MDPTYPIVSYISISALTVTPECLLHATGRHKEQMWKNNTPEVALARSKQEGNSQAASTPYNYVAIVLFCPMTFVDPRSRALNNLTGPVFVAWRRKSLKGCKAIYNQKSAPGSAVIRKHSQETQMLDICDADKQQLVTSVIEQCNRESNASAFGDRLHYWLTGEELKPFVPEKNVGLLANEPSSDRQEYAPRESAIEWDSGLSSLNPVDAVEMMGYGVYFIGWLLLGQ, from the coding sequence ATGGACCCTACATACCctatcgtatcgtacattTCCATATCAGCGCTTACAGTTACCCCAGAATGTTTATTACACGCTACTGGTCGCCACAAAGAGCAAATGTGGAAGAATAACACGCCAGAGGTTGCACTGGCACGTAGCAAGCAGGAGGGGAACTCGCAAGCTGCATCTACCCCTTATAATTATGTTGCAATAGTCTTGTTTTGCCCCATGACGTTCGTGGACCCGAGGTCACGTGCACTCAACAACCTTACTGGTCCTGTCTTTGTTGCATGGCGACGAAAGTCTCTGAAAGGCTGTAAGGCTATATATAATCAAAAAAGCGCCCCTGGGTCCGCTGTAATCAGAAAACACTCTCAAGAAACACAAATGCTCGATATCTGTGACGCCGACAAACAACAATTAGTGACAAGCGTGATTGAACAGTGCAACCGCGAGTCCAACGCCTCAGCATTTGGAGATCGACTCCATTATTGGTTGACTGgcgaggagctcaagccTTTTGTGCCTGAAAAAAATGTCGGTCTTTTGGCCAACGAGCCCTCTTCAGATCGACAAGAGTATGCTCCTCGTGAGTCTGCCATTGAGTGGGACTCTGGTCTGTCCAGCCTTAACCCTGTGGATGCTGTTGAAATGATGGGTTATGGTGTCTATTTTATTGGTTGGTTGTTGCTTGGCCAGTAA
- a CDS encoding uncharacterized protein (Compare to YALI0F31669g, similar to uniprot|P25385 Saccharomyces cerevisiae YLR078c BOS1 secretory pathway protein, similar to Saccharomyces cerevisiae BOS1 (YLR078C); ancestral locus Anc_8.6), translating into MNAIHNHLVKQNASLKKDLSEFSANPAGAPMSLQGQISATMTSFSRTLDDYSEIINKEHNKEKKEKAEARLARFREELADARSEFKNLRSAREEKTLEENKTALFGDNPYGESRNRNVNRDVPIQPTYTDLTREEGMQREQSSLNQVGQQLDSFIEQGMAALGDLQEQSDILRSTGKKMRSVAETLGLSRETIKMVEKRARQDKRFFYGGIVFMLVCFYYILKWFS; encoded by the coding sequence ATGAACGCGATTCACAACCATCTGGTGAAGCAGAATGCCAGCTTAAAGAAGGACCTGTCCGAGTTCTCCGCCAACCCCGCAGGGGCGCCCATGTCGCTACAAGGCCAGATTTCGGCTACCATGACCTCCTTCAGCCGAACCCTGGACGACTATTCGGAAATTATCAACAAGGAAcacaacaaggagaagaaggaaaaggcTGAGGCACGTCTGGCTCGGTTTCGTGAAGAGCTGGCCGACGCACGAAGCGAGTTCAAGAACCTCAGATCGGCCCGAGAAGAGAAAACGCTAGAGGAGAACAAAACGGCGCTGTTTGGAGACAACCCTTACGGCGAGTCGCGAAACAGAAACGTGAACCGAGACGTGCCGATTCAGCCGACCTACACAGATCTTACACGAGAAGAGGGCATGCAAAGGGAACAGTCGTCTCTGAACCAGGtgggccagcagctcgacTCATTCATTGAGCAGGGAATGGCTGCTCTGGGCGACTTGCAGGAGCAGAGCGACATTTTGAGAAGCACCGGAAAGAAGATGCGGTCTGTGGCCGAGACTCTGGGTCTGTCTCGAGAGACCATcaagatggtggagaagagagcACGACAGGACAAACGGTTTTTCTACGGAGGCATCGTCTTCATGCTCGTGTGTTTCTATTACATCTTGAAGTGGTTCAGTTAG